In one window of Chryseobacterium sp. JV274 DNA:
- a CDS encoding choice-of-anchor L domain-containing protein — MRRYLPLCLFFLVISTFLFSQDLPPRKHVKETPTALSRRAGVFIDVNAPQYAETSYTIEKMVKDVLISSGTNTCLTPNVSNVKITPNHAASDADRAWGYFHKATTNFPFKDGLILSTGYARRAGNSFEGGLSDVNGGGSDADLAQIIGVVESRLNDAVLLEFDFVPTTSQIKFNYLIASEEYTGSFPCTFADAFAILLRPTSGGPYVNMAVLPGGAGPVSITNIHPAIAGSCGAVNEQYFAGYNTGNVETNFNGRTIPLTATATVVAGQQYHFKMVIADYSDHSYDSAVFLEGGSFNIGVDLLDPAGTKLPSDINVCDNVPQVITASVSDPNLVYQWYYNGTPVPNATTNTITAIQPGTYTIEVSVPGNPCPGKATIQIHGGTTPLAQDATLLLCTTPDITTFDLSTITSTISPTPGAIFKFYVNQADAIAQNDNYIQTPLNYNGNDGQILYVVVSNGSFCSKMVELTLHKEVTPTAKVKASRIKICPGESVTLTAEGGDTYEWSNFMGTGNIQTVTLYQTTTFTVYAIGAKGCKSLNPATIRIEVTPEITSPLKDVEMCIGDKVTLDAGAGDGFKYLWSTGATTQKIDVDQWGIYSVEIDNGICKKVFEAKVMGAATPFVTGLNYESIKKTVTITAENPPMNNMPSTLEYSIDNGISWQDSNVFTNLLDNTNYTVLVRRVGTHCVGSLEFFTLQINNIITPNEDGINDVLDLKALGEFKNFTGSVYDRYGVEMFRFSKENPIWDGTVGGKRLPTATYWYKFNFEYPKSKAQMNWSGWIMLKNRN, encoded by the coding sequence ATGAGAAGATATCTACCGCTTTGTTTATTTTTTTTAGTCATCTCGACTTTTTTATTTTCACAAGATCTGCCACCCAGGAAACACGTAAAGGAAACCCCTACGGCATTATCCAGAAGGGCAGGAGTTTTTATTGATGTAAATGCTCCACAGTATGCTGAAACAAGTTACACGATAGAGAAAATGGTAAAAGATGTATTGATCTCATCCGGGACCAATACCTGCCTTACTCCCAATGTAAGTAATGTGAAGATCACTCCTAATCATGCTGCAAGTGATGCAGACAGAGCTTGGGGGTACTTTCATAAAGCAACAACCAATTTCCCTTTTAAAGACGGGCTTATTCTTTCCACAGGTTATGCAAGAAGAGCTGGTAACAGTTTTGAAGGTGGACTGAGTGATGTCAATGGTGGGGGATCAGATGCTGATCTTGCACAGATAATTGGAGTAGTGGAAAGCAGATTGAACGATGCCGTTCTTCTGGAATTCGACTTCGTTCCCACTACATCGCAGATTAAATTTAACTATTTGATTGCCTCTGAAGAATATACAGGTTCATTCCCTTGTACTTTTGCTGATGCATTTGCCATCTTATTGAGACCTACCTCAGGAGGACCTTATGTAAATATGGCTGTGCTTCCCGGAGGTGCAGGACCTGTAAGTATTACGAATATCCACCCTGCAATAGCAGGTAGTTGTGGTGCCGTAAACGAACAATATTTTGCCGGATACAACACAGGTAACGTGGAAACCAACTTTAACGGAAGAACAATTCCATTGACTGCTACAGCAACCGTAGTAGCAGGACAGCAATACCACTTCAAAATGGTAATTGCCGATTATAGTGACCATAGTTATGACTCTGCAGTATTTTTGGAAGGAGGATCTTTCAATATCGGAGTAGACCTTTTGGATCCAGCAGGTACAAAACTACCTTCTGATATCAACGTGTGTGATAATGTACCTCAGGTAATCACCGCTTCTGTAAGTGATCCTAACCTTGTATATCAGTGGTATTATAATGGTACACCGGTACCCAATGCTACAACCAACACTATTACGGCTATACAGCCGGGTACTTATACTATCGAAGTAAGTGTTCCGGGAAATCCATGTCCGGGTAAAGCTACGATTCAGATTCATGGAGGAACAACTCCGCTGGCTCAGGATGCTACATTGCTGCTTTGTACCACACCGGATATTACTACTTTTGATTTAAGTACAATTACATCTACTATCAGCCCGACACCGGGAGCTATTTTTAAGTTCTACGTAAATCAGGCAGATGCAATAGCACAGAATGACAATTATATTCAGACTCCGTTAAACTATAACGGTAATGATGGCCAGATTCTCTATGTTGTGGTTTCCAATGGTAGTTTCTGTAGTAAAATGGTTGAATTGACATTGCATAAAGAAGTAACCCCAACTGCCAAAGTAAAAGCTTCCAGAATAAAAATCTGTCCGGGAGAATCTGTAACCCTTACTGCTGAAGGGGGAGATACTTACGAATGGAGCAACTTTATGGGAACAGGAAATATACAGACTGTTACTTTATATCAGACGACAACATTTACAGTATATGCAATTGGAGCAAAAGGCTGTAAATCTCTTAATCCGGCAACAATAAGAATCGAAGTTACTCCTGAAATCACTTCACCATTAAAAGATGTTGAAATGTGTATCGGTGATAAAGTAACTCTTGATGCAGGAGCAGGAGATGGCTTTAAATACCTTTGGAGTACAGGTGCTACAACACAGAAAATTGATGTAGACCAATGGGGAATCTATTCCGTAGAAATTGATAACGGAATTTGTAAGAAAGTTTTTGAAGCCAAAGTAATGGGTGCAGCTACTCCTTTTGTGACTGGATTAAACTATGAAAGCATCAAGAAAACAGTAACGATCACGGCTGAAAACCCTCCAATGAACAATATGCCAAGTACTTTGGAATATTCTATTGACAACGGAATCAGCTGGCAGGATTCAAACGTGTTTACTAATCTTTTAGACAATACAAATTATACCGTGTTGGTAAGAAGAGTAGGTACACATTGTGTAGGATCTCTTGAATTCTTTACATTGCAGATCAATAACATTATTACTCCAAACGAAGACGGAATCAATGATGTTCTGGATCTTAAAGCTCTTGGAGAGTTTAAAAACTTTACGGGTTCTGTGTATGACAGATATGGAGTAGAGATGTTCAGATTCTCAAAAGAAAATCCTATCTGGGACGGAACAGTTGGAGGTAAGAGACTTCCTACAGCAACCTACTGGTATAAGTTCAATTTTGAGTATCCAAAATCAAAAGCTCAGATGAACTGGTCAGGATGGATCATGCTGAAAAACAGAAACTAG
- the rsmA gene encoding 16S rRNA (adenine(1518)-N(6)/adenine(1519)-N(6))-dimethyltransferase RsmA: MSVKAKKHLGQHFLTDENIARKIVEGLSFENYNNIMEVGPGMGVLTKYLLEKDQNIYLAEIDTESIEYLKKNYTKVTEETFVGDFLKQDFSFIKDDQITIIGNFPYNISSQILFKIVDHYQLIPEMVGMFQKEVAERTAAVPRTKDYGILSVLIQAYYDVSYMFTVHENVFNPPPKVKSGVIRLTRNPKDGLAGNEILFKQIVKTGFNQRRKKLSNALKSLTIPEALKGHEFLDKRAEELSVSDFIHFANLWKENQ, encoded by the coding sequence TTGAGTGTAAAAGCAAAAAAACATCTTGGACAGCACTTCCTGACAGATGAAAACATCGCAAGAAAAATCGTAGAAGGTCTTAGTTTTGAGAACTATAATAATATTATGGAAGTAGGTCCCGGAATGGGAGTTCTTACCAAATATCTTCTTGAAAAAGATCAGAACATTTACCTTGCAGAGATCGATACTGAGTCTATCGAATACCTGAAAAAAAATTATACAAAGGTTACTGAAGAGACTTTTGTGGGAGATTTCCTGAAACAGGACTTCAGTTTTATCAAAGATGATCAGATTACTATTATCGGTAATTTCCCATATAACATCTCATCACAGATCTTATTTAAGATTGTAGATCATTATCAGCTGATCCCGGAAATGGTAGGAATGTTCCAGAAAGAAGTGGCTGAGAGAACGGCCGCCGTTCCGAGAACTAAAGATTACGGTATTCTTTCTGTCCTGATACAGGCTTATTATGATGTATCTTATATGTTTACGGTACATGAGAACGTCTTCAATCCACCTCCGAAAGTAAAATCAGGGGTAATTCGTCTTACAAGAAATCCTAAGGATGGTCTTGCGGGCAACGAAATTCTCTTTAAGCAGATTGTAAAAACAGGATTCAACCAGAGAAGAAAAAAATTATCTAATGCATTGAAATCCTTAACTATTCCTGAAGCTTTAAAAGGCCATGAGTTTTTGGATAAAAGAGCGGAAGAACTTAGTGTATCAGATTTTATACACTTCGCCAATCTCTGGAAAGAAAATCAATAA
- a CDS encoding cell division protein FtsX produces MAKSVDEFNKKRLRSSNITVVISIALVLFLLGLMGLILINAQKYSDYIKEQLVVNAYFDENYDAKDSVKIAKLEEETFKKVQTLAPVKKATYISRDMAAKEAKKSMGIDSDALFEENIFPSSIEVALKPEFVDPAKIDEAIKEIKSVPGISDVKNDSTLMVDVYNNLSRILKWILGFSILFLVLAVVLINNSIRLKIFSKRFIIKTMQLVGAKRRFILKPFIIEAIILGAIGSVIGLIALGGVWYYFTSQIGSAFVQDNNQYFWLVILVLGVGVFISVLSTVFATWRFLKSNVDDLYYS; encoded by the coding sequence ATGGCTAAATCTGTAGATGAATTTAATAAGAAAAGGCTTCGGTCCAGCAATATTACAGTAGTGATAAGTATTGCCTTAGTGTTATTTTTGTTAGGATTAATGGGGCTTATTTTAATTAATGCCCAGAAGTATTCTGACTATATCAAAGAACAATTGGTGGTAAACGCCTACTTTGATGAAAATTATGATGCTAAAGATTCTGTAAAAATTGCAAAACTGGAGGAAGAAACTTTTAAAAAGGTACAGACTCTAGCTCCAGTAAAAAAAGCAACCTATATTTCAAGAGACATGGCTGCAAAAGAAGCCAAGAAAAGTATGGGAATTGACAGTGATGCATTGTTCGAAGAAAATATCTTCCCTTCTTCTATTGAAGTTGCTCTAAAACCGGAATTCGTAGATCCAGCAAAAATTGATGAGGCTATTAAAGAGATCAAATCAGTTCCCGGGATTAGCGATGTTAAAAATGACAGTACCTTGATGGTGGATGTTTACAATAACCTGAGCAGAATCTTAAAGTGGATCTTAGGATTTTCAATTTTGTTTCTGGTATTGGCTGTTGTATTGATTAACAACTCTATCCGTCTGAAAATATTCTCGAAGAGATTTATTATTAAAACAATGCAGTTGGTAGGAGCGAAAAGAAGATTTATTCTTAAACCTTTCATCATAGAAGCTATCATTTTAGGAGCTATTGGTTCTGTAATTGGTCTTATTGCTTTAGGTGGTGTCTGGTATTATTTCACAAGCCAGATTGGTTCTGCTTTCGTACAGGACAACAACCAGTATTTCTGGTTAGTGATCTTGGTACTGGGAGTAGGAGTTTTTATTTCTGTCTTAAGTACAGTTTTCGCTACATGGAGATTCTTAAAATCAAACGTTGACGATTTATATTACTCTTAA
- a CDS encoding DUF3098 domain-containing protein, with amino-acid sequence MSKKTNKFSASDFGHEAEVPQENAFYFGPQNFKWMLIGLAFIVVGFLLMMGPDANTVDGKFDPNSWNDEIFSIRRIRIAPLFVVIGFVIEVYAILKRK; translated from the coding sequence ATGAGCAAAAAAACAAATAAATTCTCCGCTTCAGACTTTGGACATGAAGCTGAAGTACCACAGGAAAACGCTTTCTATTTCGGACCGCAGAATTTCAAGTGGATGCTGATAGGACTGGCATTTATTGTCGTAGGATTTCTACTGATGATGGGCCCGGATGCCAATACGGTAGATGGTAAATTTGACCCGAACTCATGGAATGATGAGATATTTTCTATCAGAAGAATCAGGATAGCACCTCTGTTTGTTGTTATAGGATTTGTAATAGAAGTATACGCTATCTTAAAAAGAAAATAA
- a CDS encoding undecaprenyl-diphosphate phosphatase — protein sequence MDLIKAIIIAIVEGLTEYLPISSTAHMGFTANLMGLEETEFLKMFQVSIQFGAILSVVVAYWKKFFDLNNIQFYFKLAFAVVPALVLGYLFDDKIEAILGNQIAISSVLVVGGVILLFADKWFKNPKIDDEKGITIRNAVTIGFWQCLAMMPGTSRSAASIIGGMAQGLTRKAAAEFSFFLAVPTMLAVTVYSVFVKTWGKETANPQKGYEMIMASQDHIMIFVIGNVVAFIVALIAIKAFIGVLNKYGFKPWGWYRIFVGIALLIYFYFFK from the coding sequence ATGGATTTAATCAAAGCAATTATTATTGCCATTGTAGAGGGATTGACAGAATATCTTCCGATTTCTTCTACTGCACATATGGGATTTACGGCCAACCTTATGGGGCTTGAAGAAACAGAATTTTTAAAAATGTTTCAGGTGTCCATTCAGTTTGGAGCTATTTTATCAGTGGTAGTGGCATACTGGAAAAAGTTTTTTGACTTAAATAATATTCAGTTCTATTTTAAACTCGCTTTTGCTGTAGTTCCGGCTCTGGTTTTAGGATATTTATTCGATGATAAAATTGAAGCTATACTTGGAAATCAGATTGCTATTTCTTCAGTTTTGGTTGTAGGAGGGGTTATTTTACTGTTTGCTGACAAATGGTTTAAAAATCCTAAAATTGATGATGAAAAAGGAATTACCATAAGAAATGCAGTAACCATTGGTTTCTGGCAGTGTCTTGCAATGATGCCGGGTACAAGCCGTAGTGCGGCTTCTATCATTGGAGGTATGGCACAGGGACTTACCAGAAAAGCTGCTGCAGAATTTTCTTTCTTTCTTGCTGTACCTACGATGCTGGCAGTAACTGTGTATTCAGTTTTTGTTAAAACATGGGGGAAAGAAACGGCAAATCCACAGAAAGGATATGAAATGATTATGGCTTCACAGGATCACATTATGATCTTTGTGATAGGAAATGTTGTTGCGTTTATTGTAGCACTTATCGCTATCAAGGCTTTCATCGGTGTGCTTAATAAATACGGATTTAAACCTTGGGGCTGGTACCGTATTTTTGTTGGAATTGCTCTGTTGATTTATTTTTATTTCTTTAAATAA
- the truB gene encoding tRNA pseudouridine(55) synthase TruB, translated as MTAEELKSGYIFLLDKPLDWTSFQAVNKMKYKLKREFNLPKNFKIGHAGTLDPRATGLLIVCCGKFTKKIPEIQDAPKEYWTEIKIGVQTESYDTEKPEILHQDIAHISEEQVQEVLEKFVGEIEQKPPIYSAIKIDGARAYNLARAGEEVEMKARKTTIHYIKDIKIDFPLVSFMVGCSKGTYIRSLAHDIGQELGVGAYLTQLRRTKIGDYTIESATDQFLNNEYRFENL; from the coding sequence ATGACTGCTGAAGAACTGAAATCAGGATACATTTTTTTATTGGATAAGCCTTTGGACTGGACTTCCTTCCAGGCTGTCAATAAAATGAAATATAAACTTAAAAGGGAATTTAATCTTCCTAAAAATTTTAAAATCGGGCATGCAGGGACTTTAGATCCCAGAGCAACAGGACTTCTTATCGTATGCTGCGGAAAATTCACCAAGAAAATTCCGGAAATCCAGGATGCTCCCAAAGAATACTGGACGGAGATTAAGATCGGAGTGCAAACAGAATCCTACGATACTGAAAAGCCTGAAATCCTTCATCAGGACATTGCTCACATTTCTGAAGAACAGGTACAAGAAGTTCTTGAAAAGTTTGTGGGTGAAATTGAACAGAAACCACCCATTTATTCAGCCATTAAAATTGATGGTGCAAGAGCTTACAATCTTGCAAGAGCAGGTGAAGAAGTAGAAATGAAGGCCAGAAAAACGACCATTCATTACATTAAAGATATTAAAATAGATTTTCCTTTAGTAAGCTTCATGGTAGGCTGTTCAAAAGGAACCTACATCAGAAGTCTTGCACATGATATTGGGCAGGAATTGGGAGTGGGAGCCTATCTGACTCAATTAAGACGTACCAAAATCGGTGACTATACTATTGAAAGTGCTACAGATCAGTTTTTAAATAATGAGTACAGGTTTGAAAATCTGTAA
- the rluF gene encoding 23S rRNA pseudouridine(2604) synthase RluF yields the protein MEKTRINKYLSEVGYCSRRAADKLLEEGRIKINGRIPEMGTKVSDEDLVEVDGKPIREPQEKPVYIAFNKPVGIVCTTDTKREKNNIVDYINHPKRIFPIGRLDKPSEGLILLTSDGDIVNKILRARNNHEKEYIVRVDKPINPRFLEKMRNGVPILDTVTKKCEVEKIDDMNFRIVLTQGLNRQIRRMCEYLGYEVKKLKRIRIMNIKLDLPIGKWRDLTEDELNALNSMLTDSSKTFN from the coding sequence ATGGAAAAAACACGTATCAATAAATATTTATCAGAAGTAGGGTACTGTTCAAGAAGAGCGGCAGATAAGCTTTTAGAAGAAGGCAGGATCAAAATAAACGGGAGAATTCCAGAGATGGGAACAAAAGTTTCCGATGAAGATCTTGTGGAGGTAGATGGAAAGCCAATCAGAGAACCCCAGGAAAAGCCGGTATATATTGCTTTTAATAAACCGGTGGGAATTGTATGTACTACGGATACAAAACGTGAAAAAAATAATATTGTAGATTATATCAACCACCCAAAAAGGATTTTTCCTATCGGAAGATTGGATAAACCAAGTGAGGGATTAATCTTACTTACAAGTGACGGTGATATCGTTAATAAAATTCTAAGAGCCCGCAACAATCACGAGAAAGAATATATAGTTCGTGTAGATAAACCGATCAATCCTAGATTTTTGGAAAAAATGCGAAATGGAGTTCCTATTCTGGATACCGTAACAAAAAAATGTGAGGTAGAAAAGATTGATGATATGAATTTCAGAATTGTTCTTACCCAGGGACTCAACAGACAAATCCGAAGAATGTGTGAATATCTCGGATATGAAGTGAAAAAACTGAAGCGAATCCGTATCATGAATATCAAACTAGATCTCCCAATTGGAAAATGGAGAGATCTTACAGAAGATGAACTAAATGCATTGAATTCTATGCTTACAGATTCCAGTAAAACATTCAACTAA
- a CDS encoding YncE family protein, translating to MKLNFNGVLLFVTLVILTSCLNEHDPDHSHDSSFYIDYRSLKGLSDGIAVIELDPEAPDFGNISSRLELGVGVLPHHIYYNQNAKKMFTTALGGSYLYEIKTGEDQNGLPKLIDATPIDTGENTVGENLFFTNDGRYFMTFMGGAGGPKDGSIGVFNANNNQLIKTIKAPIQANPNQFIMYPHGISVNEEKGLMMVTSTIHPDLTTGLGNTCTLLDLNTYEIKETYRVADSPTDMSAPVEVLLLRGKFPQYALATTMIGGDIWIAPYNTTTKKYDAFTKLFDGSTQGLGWALEMYIDDSNKLYVSFADPGKVLVFDLSNLPQLKLLKTFDADKGAHHMAFFKTKSGKEVVAVQNNLLDLPNLNSGTISVIDINTGKTLGTVDLRNRYGILPESIEGTNGPSNYMHH from the coding sequence ATGAAATTAAATTTCAATGGAGTTCTTTTGTTTGTGACTTTGGTAATTCTTACCAGTTGTCTAAATGAACACGATCCGGATCATTCACATGATTCTTCCTTTTACATTGATTATAGAAGCTTAAAAGGATTGTCAGACGGAATTGCCGTTATAGAACTTGATCCTGAAGCCCCGGATTTTGGAAATATCAGCAGCAGACTTGAACTGGGTGTTGGTGTATTGCCACATCATATTTATTACAATCAGAATGCAAAAAAAATGTTCACAACTGCTTTGGGAGGTAGTTATCTCTATGAGATAAAAACAGGAGAGGACCAAAACGGGCTGCCAAAATTAATTGATGCAACGCCTATTGATACTGGTGAGAATACAGTAGGAGAAAATTTATTTTTCACGAATGACGGAAGATATTTTATGACCTTTATGGGAGGAGCAGGAGGCCCGAAGGATGGTAGCATAGGTGTTTTTAACGCTAATAATAATCAGCTTATCAAAACTATTAAAGCGCCAATTCAGGCTAATCCGAATCAATTTATAATGTATCCACATGGTATTTCAGTTAATGAAGAAAAAGGATTAATGATGGTAACCTCTACCATTCACCCGGATCTTACTACGGGATTAGGAAATACCTGTACTTTATTAGATCTCAATACCTATGAAATTAAGGAGACGTATCGGGTAGCGGACTCACCAACAGATATGTCCGCTCCTGTTGAGGTTTTACTGCTGCGTGGAAAATTTCCGCAATATGCACTTGCTACAACAATGATCGGGGGTGATATCTGGATTGCACCATACAATACTACCACAAAAAAATATGATGCTTTTACCAAGCTTTTTGACGGGAGTACACAAGGGCTGGGCTGGGCACTCGAAATGTATATTGATGATTCAAATAAGCTGTATGTGAGTTTTGCAGATCCTGGAAAGGTACTTGTCTTCGATTTAAGTAATCTTCCCCAGCTAAAACTTTTGAAGACTTTCGATGCTGATAAAGGGGCACATCACATGGCTTTCTTTAAAACCAAGTCAGGAAAAGAGGTTGTAGCAGTACAAAATAATTTATTGGATCTCCCTAATCTGAACTCAGGAACCATTAGTGTAATTGATATCAACACCGGAAAAACCTTAGGTACAGTCGATTTGCGTAACCGTTATGGAATACTGCCGGAATCCATTGAAGGAACCAATGGCCCGAGCAATTATATGCATCACTAG
- a CDS encoding helix-hairpin-helix domain-containing protein, with product MMRKNYYRKLAFMVTLLTILLAYQKYTSREKEPFPDVKFIASSSNSVDLSDFDPNTLNKEQWQKLGFSEKQTATILKYKDIVGGKFNSKEQLKKCYAISEEKFSELESSILLPETAERKNLEGHNAYGKKEIIISGKFNPDRFSANDWLKMGFSERQAEAILKYRNYLGGSFISKEKFKECFIISPENYSKLESYLLLPVKTPETFQNSTKNNTAKTKIQYHSFDPNQQDLEGWKAFGFSEKQAITIINYRDRNLRGSFKSIEDLQKCFVISAEKFQEMKPYIRIQEKQQEKTDFSKTDLNTITFRQLIEFGLDERSAGSIIGFRKKLGGFINKQQILSTYNIDQDLVQKLISTAPLNASDVPRYSLVDAPEEWLKNHPYFKYSADKIIFYRISNPDDRKIWKLLKLKPEYEERMRLYVK from the coding sequence ATGATGAGAAAAAACTATTACCGAAAATTAGCATTTATGGTCACTTTGCTGACTATTTTACTGGCCTACCAAAAGTACACCAGTCGGGAAAAAGAACCTTTCCCTGATGTAAAGTTCATTGCAAGTTCTTCAAATTCTGTGGATCTATCAGATTTTGATCCCAATACACTGAACAAAGAACAATGGCAGAAACTTGGATTTTCAGAGAAACAGACTGCTACAATTCTCAAGTATAAAGATATTGTAGGAGGAAAATTTAATTCAAAAGAACAGTTGAAAAAATGTTACGCTATTTCTGAAGAAAAATTCAGTGAATTGGAATCATCTATTCTACTTCCTGAAACAGCAGAGAGGAAGAATTTAGAAGGACACAATGCATATGGAAAGAAAGAAATTATTATTTCAGGAAAATTCAATCCTGATAGGTTTTCTGCCAATGACTGGCTCAAAATGGGTTTCAGTGAAAGACAGGCAGAAGCTATTTTAAAATACAGGAATTATCTGGGAGGAAGCTTTATCAGCAAGGAGAAGTTTAAAGAGTGTTTCATCATCTCTCCTGAAAATTACAGCAAACTTGAATCTTATTTGCTTTTGCCAGTGAAAACTCCCGAAACTTTCCAAAATTCCACAAAGAATAATACTGCCAAAACCAAAATCCAATACCATTCTTTTGATCCTAATCAACAGGACCTGGAGGGCTGGAAAGCTTTTGGGTTTTCAGAAAAACAAGCCATTACCATCATTAATTACCGGGATAGAAATCTACGGGGAAGTTTTAAAAGTATAGAAGATCTGCAGAAATGTTTTGTGATTTCTGCAGAGAAATTTCAGGAAATGAAACCTTATATCAGAATTCAGGAAAAGCAACAGGAAAAAACAGATTTTTCAAAAACAGATCTCAATACGATTACTTTCAGACAGCTAATAGAGTTTGGTCTGGATGAAAGGAGTGCCGGTTCTATTATTGGCTTCAGAAAAAAGTTAGGAGGCTTTATCAATAAGCAACAGATTTTAAGTACATACAATATTGATCAGGATCTTGTTCAGAAGCTGATCTCAACAGCACCTTTGAATGCTTCAGATGTACCCAGATATTCATTAGTGGATGCTCCTGAGGAATGGCTTAAAAATCATCCCTATTTCAAATATTCTGCAGACAAAATCATTTTCTACCGGATCAGTAATCCTGATGATAGAAAAATATGGAAACTTTTAAAACTGAAACCTGAGTATGAAGAAAGAATGAGATTATATGTAAAATAA
- a CDS encoding RHS repeat-associated core domain-containing protein: MKVRKVFGTETTDYLDGFQYTNSVLKFFPTAEGYFNVETGKYVYNYTDHLGNVRLSYAKSGAGTEIIEESNYYPFGLKHEGYNVLSGNSAYKYKYNGKELQETGMYDYGARMYMPDLGRWGVQDALGELYYNNSPYSYVTNNPIRLIDPTGMWIDIQDGDTTYRYNNGKLYTQNGKTKKWDVEASVGDTSYAGQILSALTSISSDKESSFGKTFLGLFANDNINTTIQSSEGTSYAGKNGTYTDGSGVVTSFTQDVNTYTSKFGETPIKTKIPFHVTLFHELGHSFFDQTASHEELGKSWVNADDENNFSKDIPQSEIAASYIENLLRSEQGLPIRTSYSPDAAISTTLVNTNSIQWRPTVRNVNTRVFTMPVNVQVIYNKILNSKK; this comes from the coding sequence GTGAAAGTAAGAAAAGTTTTTGGGACAGAAACAACTGATTATCTGGACGGCTTTCAGTATACTAATTCCGTATTGAAATTCTTTCCAACGGCAGAAGGGTATTTTAATGTTGAGACCGGAAAGTATGTGTATAACTACACAGATCACCTTGGAAATGTTAGATTAAGCTATGCTAAAAGTGGAGCAGGAACAGAGATCATTGAAGAAAGTAATTATTATCCGTTTGGATTGAAACATGAAGGGTATAATGTTTTATCGGGGAATTCTGCGTATAAATATAAGTACAATGGCAAGGAGCTTCAAGAGACTGGTATGTATGATTATGGAGCGAGGATGTATATGCCGGACCTAGGAAGGTGGGGAGTTCAGGATGCTTTAGGAGAGTTATATTATAACAATAGTCCTTATAGCTATGTAACTAATAATCCTATAAGGCTTATTGATCCTACAGGAATGTGGATAGATATACAAGATGGAGATACAACTTATCGTTATAATAATGGCAAACTATATACACAAAATGGAAAAACTAAAAAGTGGGATGTTGAAGCAAGCGTAGGTGATACTAGCTATGCAGGGCAAATTTTATCTGCATTAACATCTATATCTAGTGATAAAGAAAGCTCTTTTGGGAAAACTTTTTTAGGTTTATTTGCAAATGACAATATAAATACAACAATACAGTCTAGTGAAGGAACTTCTTATGCAGGGAAAAATGGAACATATACGGATGGTTCAGGTGTAGTAACTTCTTTTACACAAGATGTTAATACATATACATCCAAGTTTGGTGAAACTCCTATAAAGACAAAAATTCCTTTTCATGTAACTTTATTTCACGAATTAGGACACTCTTTTTTTGATCAAACTGCATCCCATGAAGAACTTGGTAAATCTTGGGTAAATGCAGATGATGAAAATAATTTTTCTAAGGATATTCCACAATCAGAAATTGCGGCTTCATATATTGAAAATTTACTGCGCTCCGAACAAGGGCTACCAATCCGAACAAGCTATAGCCCCGATGCTGCTATTTCAACAACATTAGTTAATACTAATAGTATACAATGGCGTCCTACAGTTCGTAATGTCAACACACGAGTTTTCACTATGCCAGTAAATGTTCAGGTTATTTACAATAAAATATTGAATAGTAAAAAATAA
- a CDS encoding MerR family transcriptional regulator, whose protein sequence is MKINLADKLYYSIGEVAKAFDVNTSLIRYWEQEFPIIKPKKNRKGNRYFTPEDIKNLQMIYHLVKEKGYTLDGARIALTTNSKISETITLIDRLEFVKAELIKLKESLGEREEE, encoded by the coding sequence ATGAAAATAAATTTAGCTGATAAACTGTATTATTCTATAGGAGAAGTGGCAAAAGCATTCGACGTAAACACTTCATTAATACGTTACTGGGAACAGGAATTCCCAATTATCAAGCCTAAAAAAAACAGGAAAGGCAACCGATATTTCACTCCTGAGGATATCAAAAATCTTCAGATGATTTACCATCTGGTAAAAGAAAAAGGATACACGCTGGACGGAGCCCGCATCGCCCTGACTACAAACAGTAAAATCTCTGAAACCATCACCCTAATTGACCGACTTGAGTTTGTAAAAGCTGAGCTTATTAAGCTCAAAGAATCTTTGGGAGAAAGGGAGGAAGAATAA